GCGGCGACGGTGTTGGCGACCGCACAGCCGGTGTCGTCCTGGCAGTGGATCCCGAGCCGCAGACCGGTGCGTTCGCCGACCTCGGCGACGATCCTGCCCAGGCCCATCGGCAGCATCCCGCCGTTGGTGTCGCAGAGCACGATGACGTCGGCCCCGGCGTCGGCCGCCGCGGCGGCCACCCGGACCCCGTAGTCCCGGTCGGCGTGGTACCCGTCGAAGAAGTGCTCGCAGTCCAGGAACACCCGGCGGCCGTGGTCGGTCAGGTACCGCACGGTGTCGGCGACCATGGCGAGGTTCTCCTCGCGGGTGGTGCGCAGGGCCCGCTCGACGTGCCGGACGTCGGACTTGGCCACCAGGGTCACGACCGGGGCACCGGAATCGAGCAGGGCCCGGACCTGGGGATCGTCCTGGACCCGGACCCCGGCCTTGCGGGTGGCCCCGAAGGCCACCAACTGGGCCGACCGCAGGTCGAGTTCCCCGCCGCGGAGCGCGCGGGCGAAGAACTCGGTGTCCTTGGGCATTGCGCCCGGCCAGCCACCCTCGATGAACCCGACGCCGAGCTCGTCGAGCAGGGTGGCGACGGCCAGCTTGTCGGCGACCGAGTAGCTGATGCCCTCCCGCTGGGCGCCGTCGCGCAGGGTGGTGTCGAAGACGTGGAAGGCATCGCCCAGCGGGGACGGACGGCTGATCGCCGACCGCACCACGGCGGGGATCGGCGACGACAGGTCGGCGGCAGGCGGGCGCGAACCGGGGTCGGTCATGACGGGGTCAACTCCTGGACAGGCGGCGGGGGTGGTCGCACCCACACCGGCCGGCCGGGCGCGCGCCGCCGTCCAGTATCCCGCCACCGGGCCTTGGCCCGCGCCACGAGCATCTCGGAACCCGTGACAGCACGACGCCCGCCCCGCGCCGGAGCGCGGGACGGGCGTCGGGGAACTGCGGTCAGCTGGAGGCCAGCGCGGCCAGCCGGTCGCCGATGGCCGTGGTCCGGGAGACCGAACCGGACTGGCGGGTGGCCAGGTCGAACGCGACCGCGGCCTCGACCCGACGGGCCGCTTCCGGCAGGCCCTGGTGGTCGAGCAGCAGCGCGATGGACAGCACGGTGGCCGTCGGGTCGGCAGTCCCGGTTCCGGCGATGTCCGGGGCGGAACCGTGCACCGGCTCGAACATGCTCGGGTTGGTGCGGGAGACGTCGAGGTTGCCGGACGCGGCCAGGCCGATACCACCGGAGACGGCGGCGGCCAGGTCGGTGAAGATGTCGCCGAACAGGTTGTCGGTGACGACCACGTCGAACCGGGCCGGGTCGGTGACCAGGTAGATCATCGCTGCGTCGATGTGGCAGTAGGCCACGGTGACGTCCAGGTACTCCATGGAGACCTCCTCCACGACCCGGCTCCACAACTGCCCGGCGTGGGTGAGGACGTTGGTCTTGTGGACCAGCGTCAGGTGCTTGCGGGGCCGGCGGGCGGCGCGCTCGAAGGCGTCCCGCACGACCCGCTCGACCCCGAAGTAGGTGTTGAGCGACACCTCGGTGGCGATCTCGTGCGGGGTGTCCTTGCGCAGCAGACCGCCGTTGCCGGCGTACGGGCCCTCGGTGCCCTCCCGCAGCACGACCAGGTCGACGGCCTTGTCGCCGGCCAGCGGCCCGGCGACCCCGGGGTACAGGCGGGCGGGACGCAGATTTACGTGGTGGTCGAGTTCGAACCGCAGCCGCAGCAGCAGACCGCGCTCGAGGATGCCGGACGGCACCGTCGGGTCGCCGACCGCACCGAGCAGGATCGCGTCGTGCTCGCGCAGTTCACGGAGCACGGAGTCCGGCAGCAGCTCACCGGTCCGGTGCCAGCGCGCCGCACCGAGGTCGTACTCGGTGAACTCGGCGGTCGGGACGACGCCCTGAAGGACCTTGAGCCCCTCCCGGACGACCTCGGGCCCGATGCCGTCACCCGGGATGACCGCGAGCTTCATGGGAGAACCTTTCTGGCCGACGACCCGCGCACGTGCGCGGCCGGCGGAACACCTGTGTCGTCGCGGTCGGACCCTGGTCGGGTCGCGTTCCCGCAGTGGGACGGTCGGGATGCAACTGGTCTGCGAAGAGTGGTGCGATGGCGGCCGAATCCGGCCCCCGCCCCGGACCCCCCGGAGGGGTGATCGCCCGCCGGATGCCGGCTCAGATTACCTGGCCGGGGGTACGGAGTCCCGCGAACGGCGCATCGTGTCACCCGATCGGCGGCACGAAGGAGTGACGCAGCTCGCAGCGCCGCGAAGATCGCCGCCGGCCGGCTCAGCCGGCGGGGATCGCCCGGATCGCGTTGGCGTCCACCGCCGCCGCGATCCCGTCCAGCAGGTCGGACGACGGCGGGCCGTCGACCCGCAGGACCATGATCGCCGCGCGGCCGGTCAGCTCCTGGGAGATCTGCGCGGCCTCGATGTTGACGGCGGCCTCGCCCAGCAGCGAGCCGACCTTGCCCATGACGCCCGGGCGGTCGGCGTAGGCCAGGACGACGAGGTTGCCCTCGGCCCGGATGTCGAAGTGCCGGCCGTTGACCTCCACCAGCTTGGCCACCTGGCGCGGCCCGGACAGCGTGCCGGTGACGGTGCGGGACGACCCGTCGGCCATCGCGGCCCGCAGCCGGACGACCGACCGGTAGTCGCCGATCTCCTCGGTCGAGGTCCCGGACAGGGTGAGCCCGTGCTCGGCGGCCAGGGTCGGGGCGTTGACGAAGGTGACCGCCTCGGTGATGACGCCGGCGAACACCCCGCGGACGGCGGCGAGCTGCAGGATCGTGGTGTCTTGCGCGGCGAGATCGCCGCGGACCTCGACGACGAGCTCCTTCGGCACTGCCCCGGCCACCCCGGTGAGGATGGTGCCCAGCCGGGTCACCAGCGGCAGCCAGGGGCGCAGCTCATCGGAGACCGGACCGGCCGCCTGCACGTTGACCGCGTCGGGGACGAAATCCCCGCGCAGGGCCAGCCGCACGGAGCGGGCCACCGCGGTGCCCGCCTTGTCCTGGGCCTCCGTGGTGGAGGCGCCGAGGTGCGGGGTGAGCACGGTGTTCGGGGCGGAGCGCAGCGGGTTGTCGGCACCGAGCGGCTCGGTGGCGTAGACGTCGATACCGGCACCGCCGACCCGGCCCTCGGTCAACGCGTCGGCCAGGGCCTGCTCGTCGATGAGACCGCCGCGGGCGGCGTTGACGATGAGCACCCCCGGCTTGACCAGCTTGAGCTCCTCCGCGCCGATCAGCCCGAGGGTCTCCGGGGTGCGGGGCAGGTGGATGGAGATGGCGTCGGCCTCGGCCAGCAGGGTGTGCAGGTCGACCAGGCGGACCCCGAGCGCGGCGGCCCGCGCCGGCTGCAGGTACGGGTCGTAGGCGATGACGTCGGTGCCGAAGGCGGCGATGCGGGCCGCGAACAGCTGACCGATCCGGCCCAGCCCGACGACGCCGACGGTCTTGTCGGCCAGCTCCACGCCGGTGAACTTGTTGCGCTTCCACTCCCCCGCGCGCACCGAGGCGTCGGCGGCCGGGATGCGGCGGGCGACGGCCAGCAGCAGGGCCAGCGCGTGCTCGGCGGCGGTGATGATGTTGGACTGCGGGGCGTTGACGACCAGCACGCCGCGGGCGGTGGCCGCGGGGACGTCCACGTTGTCCAGGCCGATGCCGGCCCGGGCGACGACCTTGAGCTGGGGGGCGGCGGCCAACGCCTCGGCGTCGATCTGGGTGGCCGAACGGATCAGGACGGCGTCTGCGTCGGCCAGAGCCGGCAGCAACGCGGACCGGTCGGCGCCATCCACCTGCCGGATCTCGAACTCGGTACCGAGGGCCTCGAGGGCCGACGGGGCGAGTTGCTCGGCGAGCAGCACGATGGGCTGAGGCACGGTGGTCATCTCCGTCTGGTCGATCTGTCCGCGGCGTGGTCGTCCCGACCGATCGACTTTCTCGCGGCGTGGTCACGTCGTGGTCGATCTGCGCGCGGCGGTCCGGCGGCTGATCCTAGTCGGCGGGCCACCCTGCCCCGAACCGTCACGGTGGCCCCGCAGACCGGTCCGAGCCGGTCAGGACCGCTCCCGACCCACCGGTGGTGAGCCAGCCCACAACCGGGATCGGACTCCCGGACCCCGACGTGCCGATCCGAGACCGACGCCCCCGTGGCCGGTGCGACCGACTCATATACAGATCGAGGTATTTCCCCGAAAGATTCTCACTCTCAGTGATCACCAGGACTACGCTTCGACGAGTCCGACATTCCGCACACAGATCGGGAAGCGACATGACCACGTCCGGCTCACCGGAACCGAGCAACTACGACCCGCAGGCCTACGGTTCCGCCGGCGCCCCCGGCGGGCAGACTCCGGGCAGCTACCCGCCTCCGCCGTCGGCCGGTGACTATCCCCCGCCGTCGGCCGGTTCCTATCCCCCGCCGCCGGCCGCCGGGTACCCGCCCGCACCACCCGCCGGCGGGTACGGCCAGCCCGGCTACGGACAGCCCGGGCACTACGCCGCCGCCCCCGGCTACCCGGTCGGCTCCGTCGGGGCCCGACCCGGGGTCGTGACCGCCGCCGGGGTCATGTCGTACATCATCGGCGGCCTCTCCCTGCTGCTGGGCATTCCGCTGCTGTTCGGCGGCGGCATCATCGCCGGCGCCGGGTGGCTCGGCGGGGGCGGCTTCGTCGTCCTGATGGCCATCGTCGTCATCGCCCTCGGCGCCCTGCACATCTGGGCCGGGAAGATGGCCATGGACGGCAAGGACTTCCGGATCCTGCTGGTGGTGTCGGCGATCTCCGCACTGGTCTCGCTGATCCAGCTCTTCATGGACTTCCGCGGCAACAGCCTGCTCAGCCTGGCCATCCCGGTGATCATTATCGTGCTCCTGCTCCGCCCGGAGGCGACCGCCTGGATCAAGGCCCGCGGCGGTCAGACGTTCCAGAACTGACGCCCGCAGACGACGACGGCCCGGCTCCCCTGGTGGGGGCCGGGCCGTCGTCGTTTCTGGCGGGCGGAGCGTCAGCTCCGGGCCGCGGTGCCGGTGTAGTCGTCGTTCTGGGCGACCCAGCTCATCAGCGGACGGAGCTTGCGCCCGGTCTCCTCGATCGGGTGCTTCTCCTGGTCCTCGCGGAACTTCTTGAACTCCGGAGCGCCGGCGTCCTGGTCGGCGATGAACCGGGCGGCGAAGGTGCCGTCGGTGATGTCGGCCAGCACCGCCTTCATGTTCTCCTTGACGTGGTCGTCGGCCACGCGCGGGCCGGAGACGTAGTCGCCGTACTCGGCGGTGTCGGACACCGACCAACGCTGCTTGGCGATGCCGCCCTCGTACATGAGGTCGACGATCAGCTTCAGCTCGTGCAGGCACTCGAAGTAGGCGATCTCCGGCTGGTAGCCGGCTTCGACCAGGGTCTCGAAGCCCTGCTGCACCAGGCGGGACATGCCGCCGCACAGCACGGCCTGCTCACCGAACAGGTCGGTCTCGGTCTCCTCCGGGAAGGTCGTCTTGATGACGCCGGCCCGGGTGCCGCCGATGGCCCGCGCGTAGGACAGCGCCAGCGCCTGGGCGTCGCCGGACGCGTCCTGCTCGACGGCGATGAGGCAGGGCACGCCCTTGCCGTCGACGAACTCGCGGCGGACCAGGTGACCCGGACCCTTGGGGGCGATCATGATGACGTCGACATCGGCCGGGGGCTTGATGTAGCCGAACCGGATGTTGAAGCCGTGGCCGAAGGCCAGCGCCTTGCCCGCCTTCAGGTGCGGCTCGATCGCCTCGGCGTACACGTGCCGCTGCACGTGGTCCGGGGTCAGGATCATGATCACGTCGGCCTCTTCGGCCGCCTGCGCCGGGGTGACGACGCGCAGACCCTGGTCCTCGGCCTTGCTACGGGACTTGCTGCCCTCGGGCAGACCGACCCGCACGTCCACGCCGGAATCCCGGAGGGACAGCGAGTGCGCGTGGCCCTGCGAGCCGTAGCCGATGACGGCGACCTTACGACCCTGGATAATCGACAGATCGGCGTCGTCGTCGTAGAAGATCTCAGCGGCCATGAACGTCCTGCTCTCCTTGAGTGATGTGCTCGCCACACCGTGGCCCCGGAGGGACCGGTCGGTGTCGCAACGATCGGGTCGCCGCGGGGAACCCCGTGGCGGTGGTACGAGCCCGGGACAGTCTGCCCTGTCCGCGAGCGGGTCGGTGACCGGCCGACCGCCGCGGCCCCCGGCTGCGGGGGCGGCGGCGACCGGGCACCGGTCAGGCCGAGAGCGTCCCCGGCACCGCGGACAGTCCGGCCGGGGCCCCGGAGGCCCCGCCCGAGGTGATGGCCCGGGGACCGCGCCCCAGCGCGACCATGCCGGACTGCACCATCTCGCGGATGCCGAACGGTTCCAGCATCTTCAGCAGCGCGTCCAGCTTGTCGCTGGTGCCGGTGGCCTCGATGGTCACCGACTCGGGAGCGATGTCGATCACCCGCGCCCGGAACATCTCGACGATCGAAACGATCTGCGGCCGGCTGGTCGAATCGGCGCGGAGCTTGACCAGCAGCAGCTCACGCTGCACGGTCGCGGCCGGGGCCAGCTCGACGATCTTCAGCACGTTGACCAGCTTGTTGAGCTGCTTGGTCACCTGCTCCAGGGGCAGGCCGGTGACCGAGACCACGATCGTCATCCGGGAGACGTCCGGGTTCTCGGTCGGTCCGACGGCCAGCGAGTCGATGTTGAAGCCGCGCCGGGAGAACAGCGACGACACCCGGGCCAGGACACCGGGCTTGTTCTCGACGAGGACGGACAGCGTGTGGCGGGACATCGGGTCAGTTCTCCTCGTCGAACAGCGGGCGGATGCCGCGGGCGGCCATGATCTGGTCGTTGCCGGTGCCGGCGGCGACCATCGGCCACACCTGCGCGTCCTTGCCGACGGTGAAGTCGACGACGACCGGGCGATCGTTGATGGCCATCGCCGCCTCGATCGTGCGGTCGACGTCCTCCCGGGACTCGCACCGAAGACCGACGCAGCCCATCGCCTCGCTCAGCATCTTGAAGTCCGGGATGCGGTGCTTGTGGGTGCCGAGGTCGGTGTTGGAGTAGCGCTCGCCGTAGAACAGCGTCTGCCACTGCCGGACCATGCCGAGGTTGCCGTTGTTGATGACGGCGACCTTGATCGGGATGCCCTCGATGGCGCAGGTGGCGAGTTCCTGGTTGGTCATCTGGAAGCAGCCGTCGCCGTCGATCGCCCAGACGACCTTCTCCGGGGTGCCCATCTTGGCGCCCATGGCCGCCGGGACGGCGTAGCCCATCGTGCCGAGCCCACCGGAGTTCAGCCACGTGCGCGGCTTCTCGTACTTGACGAACTGCGCGGCCCACATCTGGTGCTGGCCGACGCCGGCGGCGTAGACGGCGTCGGGGCCGGCGATCGCGCCGAGCCGTTCGATGACGTACTGGGGCGAGAGCGTGCCGTCGGCCGGCTCGTCGTAGCCCAGCGGGAACGTCTCGCGCAGCTCGTCCAGCTCGGCCCACCAGGCGGTGAGGTCCGCGACCACCCCGGCGGCCTGCTCGGCGGAAACGGCGGTGATCAGCTCGGTGATGACCTCCCGGGCATCGCCGACGATCGGCACGTCCGCGACCCGGTTCTTACCGATCTCGGCCGGATCGATGTCGGCGTGGATGATCGCCGCCCGGGGAGCGAAGGACGACAGCTGGCCGGTGACCCGGTCGTCGAACCGCGCGCCGAGGGCCACGATGACGTCGGCCTTCTGCAGGCCGGCGACCGCCGCGACGGTGCCGTGCATCCCGGGCATGCCCAGGTGCTGGACGTGCGAGTCGGGGAACGCCCCGCGGGCCATCAGGGTGGTGACGACGGGAATGCCGGTCAGCTCGGCCAGCCGCAGCAGCTGGGCGCTGGCCTCGGCCTTGATCACTCCACCACCGACGTAGAGGACCGGACGGCGGGCGGCCGCGATGAGCTTGGCGGCCGCGGTGATCTGCCCGGAGTGCGGGCGGGTGACCGGCCGGTAGCCGGGCAGGTGGATCTCGTTGGGCCAGGTGAAGGTGGTCTGCGCCTGCAGGATGTCCTTGGGGATGTCGACCAGGACCGGGCCGGGACGACCGGTGGAGGCCAGGTGGAACGCCGCGGCGATGGTCCGCGGAATCTCGGCCGGGTCGGTGACCAGGAAGTTGTGCTTGGTGATCGGCATGGTGATGCCGCAGATGTCGGCCTCCTGGAAGCCGTCCGTGCCGATCAGCGGGGTGCCGACCTGGCCCGTGATGGCGACCAGCGGGACAGAGTCCATGTAGGCGTCGGCGATCGGGGTGACCAGGTTGGTCGCCCCCGGCCCGGAGGTGGCCATGCAGACGCCGACCTTGCCGGAGGCCTGCGCGTAGCCGGTGGCCGCGTGTCCGGCGCCCTGCTCGTGGCGGACCAGGATGTGACGGACGCGGGTCGAGTCGAGCAGCGGGTCGTAGACCGGGAGCACCGCGCCACCGGGGATGCCGAAGACGATCTCCGCCCCGACCTCCTCGAGCGATCGCACGACCGACGCCGCGCCGGTCACCGATTCGGAGATGCGACCGGATGCGCTCGTCGTCGTGGGCGGAATGACCGCGGTCCGGCTGTCGGCCGCGCGGGTCTGCGTCATCGCTACCTTCTTCGTCCGTGTTCGGAGATCTGTGGGTGGCCGGCCGCGGTGCGGAGGTCCGCTGCGGCCGGCCCCACCAGGGTCCTGCTGGGGGTGGTGCGGGTACTGCCTGTCGTGCGGTACAGCGGCGGTGCCGGTGCGGCCGGTGGGTGGTGGCCACGGTGTCCCGTTCCCCGGGGTTCGGGACGGACTTCCGGGATCTCCGGGAGCAATCGTCCTGGCCCTGGGCAACAAAAAACCCCTTGCCACGGGTGGTGGCGAAGGGGTGAGCGCGTCGGTGCCGGGTCGGCGACGACGCGCTAGCTGATTACGAGGAGCTGGGACACACGGGCAGAGTAGGCCGGGGCCGGCGAACGTGTCAAACATGTAAAACGAATGTCCCACATCGTGGGAACCGCTGGCCGCCGACGGACCGGCGCCCGGGTCGCGAAGACGCTTCCCGCACCGCGGGGCCGATCGGGTCGGTCGCGATGACACCATGGCCGTATGGCTGCCCGCAGTGACGCCCCCTCCACCGATCCGTCGGCCGAGCCGGCCCCGCAGCGGGCCGTCTTCCGGATGCCGCTCATCGCCGTCGTCCTGCTGCCCGTGCTGGCCGCGTTCTGCCTCGGGCCCATCGCCACCGTCAACGTGTGGTGGTCGCTGCTCCTGCTGGTTCCCGTCCTCATCGGTGTCGCCGTCCTGCTGACCCGGACCGTCGTCGACGGGCAGGCCATCAGCGTGCACGGGCTGCGGCCGACCCGCCGGTTGCGGTGGGAGGAACTGGACCGGCTCGAATTCTCCGGTCCGCGCTGGGCGGTGGCGGTGGGCACCGACGAACGTCGCATCCGCCTGCCGATGGTCCGGCCCCGCGACCTACCGGTGCTGGCCGCGGTCTCCGGTGGTTATCTGACCTTCACCGCTCCCCCCGAGCCGGGGAGCGAGGCCGAACCGGCGGACGCCGACACCCCGGACGGCGAGACCCCGCCTGCACCGGCCCCCGCGGCGACGCCGCTGGCCGAACCGGCCGAGCCGACGACCCCGTCCGGTGGACGCACCGGCTGACCGGCGTCCGGCGGCCGGTGGATCGGCCATCGTGCTGATGGGCCACCGGGTCCGGAGGGGGGTCACATGACTGCATCACGATCGATCGACACCGGCGGCGGGCGGTTCGCCGATCAGGTCGTCCTGGTCACCGGAGGCGGGTCGGGCATCGGCCGGGCGACCGCCGTCGCCTTCGCCGCCGAGGGCGCACGGGTGGTCGTCCTCGGTCGCCGCGCCGAACCCCTGGCCGAGACCGTCGAACTCATCTCCGCGGCCGGCGGCGTCGCCGACGCCGTGACCGCTGACATCACCGTCGAGGACGACGTCCGGGCGGCCGTGGACCACACCGTCACGACGTTCGGTCGGTTGACCATCGCGTTCAACAACGCGGGCGCCGTGCTGGCCGGCCCGCTCACCGATCTGGACCGGGCCGCCTGGACCGCCAATCTGGATCTCACCGTCACCGGCACCTGGCTGTGCCTGAAACACGAGATCCGGGCCATGCGTGCGAACGTCGACCACGGCGACGGACGAGGCGTCATCGTCAACACCGCCTCCAACCTCGGGGCGCACACCGTCCGGGCCGGGATGGGGGCCTACGTGACCGCGAAAGCGGCGGTCAGTGCCCTCAGCCGGGTCGCGGCGGTGGAAGCGGCCGCCGACGGGATCCGGGTCAACGCCATCAGCCCGGGACCGGTCGACACCCCGATGTCCCTGCGGCCCGGCGAGACCCCGCAGGACCGGGCCGCCCGCCTGCGGGATGCCAGTCCGTTGGGCCGGGCCGCCACCCGCGACGAGATCGCCTCGGCCGTGCTGTGGCTCGCGTCGCCGGGTGCGGGGCCGGCGATCGGGCACGACCTGGTGCTCGACGGCGGCGCGTCGCTCTAGCACCCGAGCCTGCGAGGGCCAGAACGCACAGGAGAGCGATGTCCCCCTTCGTGTCCGACCGGCGGTACCGGCCGGCGGGCCACGACCAGCCCCTAGCCTTGGCCGAATGACCCGGCCGACGAGCACCCCGCCGCCGGACCCGGGGACCGGGCACCGGCTCGCGGGCGACCGACCCGGGGCGCGCCGCCGACTGCCCGACCGGGTGGTGCCCTGCTGGCGATGGGCCCTCGTCGCCGCCCTGATCCCCCCGGTGGGGCTACTGGTCGCGGTGGCCGTGCTGGTGCCCGACGATCTGACCTGGATCGCCGCGGTGGCCTGGTCGCTGGCCGGTCTGCTCGTCGCGCTGGGCGCGGTCGCCGTGGTCGTCGTCCCGCCCGTCCGGCACGCCGTCTTCTGGTACGCCCTGTCCGACGACGAACTGGACGTCGGCCACGGCGTGCTGTTCCGGCGCCGCACGGTCGTCCCGATGGCGCGCGTGCAGAACCTGCGGACCGCGCGCGGGCCGTTGGCCCGCTGGTACCGGCTGACGACCGTCCGGGTCGGCACCGCGGCGGGTGCCGTCGTCGTCAACGGCCTCGAACTGGACGAGGCCGACCGGATCTGCGCGCTGATCAGCCGGCTGGCCAACGTGCACGACGACCTCTGATGGCCACAGCCGTGGACCGGGAGGCACGGTCGGATGCGGGCACGGTGCCGAGCACCCGGCTGCACCCCATCTACCTGCTCACCGAGACCGCCCGGACCGCACGACGCGCGATCCCGTTCCTGGCGGTCACCGTGCTCGGCGGCGCACCGTGGGCGGTCAACGCCGCCCTGTTCGGCCTGATCATGGCTGTGGCCGTGGCGGAGTGGTCGGTGCGCCGGTACACGGTGACCGCGGGGCTGTTCCGGTTGTCGAGCGGACTGCTGCACCGCACGGTCCGCACGGTGCCGCTGAGCCGCATCACGGCGGTCGCGGCCAACCGCAGCCTGACCCAGCGGCTGGTCGGGACCTGGACGCTCCGGATCGGGGTGCCCGGTGACCGACGCGGCGCGCTGGTCACCCTGCCCAGCCTGTCCACGCGGCGGATGGTCGAACTGCGACAGGCGCTCACCGATCCTCGGCGCGCCGGCCGGCCGGTCGGTGACGAGCCGCCCGCCGTCCCGCCGGTCACGCTGTCCCGGCTGTCCACCGTCGACCTGCTGGTGGCCGCGGCGACCAGCGCCCTCGTCCCGGTCCTGATCGTGGCCAGCGTGATGGGCTGGCTGTGGTTCTCCCGCTTCGTTCCGCCGGTCCCGCGCACCTTCATGGAGACCGCCGTCGAACCCCGGGGGCAGGCCGCGGTGCTCGGTGCGCTCGTCGCCGTCGGGCTGGTCGCCGCGGTCGGCTGGACCGTGTCCCGCCAGTTCCGCTGGACGGCCGTCCGGGACGGGCCGCTCCTGCGCACGACCGCCGGACTGGTGACCCACCGGAGCGGGGTGATCGAGGTCGATCGGGTCCACGCGGTCCGCATCGTCGAGGGACTCTGGCGCGGCCACCTGGGCTACTGCGCGCTGCAGGCCGAGGTCGCCGGGATGGGCCGGGTCAGCCCGCTGCGCAGGACGGTCGTGCCCCTGCTGCGCACCGATCGGATGGCCACCTTCCTGCCGGCCGCGATTCCCGAGCTGGGGTGGCGGCCGACACCGCTGCACCAGGTCCCCCGCGAGCTGCGGCGGCGCTACCTCACCGTGCCGACGGCCTGGGGCGCCGGGTTCGGTGTCCTGGCGACCGGCGGGTTGCTGCTGGTCGGCGCGGGCCCGGCGGCCGCGGCCGGTGCGGTGTTCCTCCCGCTCGGAGCGCTCCTGGGGTGGGTCCGGGCCCGGGAGGCGGGCTGGCGGATCGACGACGACGTCGTCGTGTTGCGTGCGCGGCGAGTGCTGAGCCGGCAGACCGTCATCGCCCGGCGGGGCGGGATCCAGTCGGCCCGGCAGCAGGCGTCACCGTTCAACGTCCGACGCGGCGTCAGCGGCGTCACCGTCCGGTTCTCCTCCCGCCGGTCGGCCACCGTCGCCTACCTCCCCGACGCCGTGGTCGCCGACCTGCTCGCAGCGATCCATCCGGGCCGTCCGCGACCACCGGCCGTGGAGCCGCCCGACCAGGTCACGACGCGCCGGGTGGCGCGGCGAGCTGCGTACGGTGGATCGTGATGTCGACGACCAGTCCGGGACCCTCCGCCCGAGCGCCGCGGTCCGCGCGCGCCGGCCGCCGGGCCGCCCGTCTGCTCGCCGCGTCGGGCGTGGTCGCCCTGCTGCTGACCGGGTGCGCCGACTTCTCGGCCGAGGAACCCACCTTCACGGTGCAGCCGTCGCTGACCGCGCGGGAGGTCGAACCGCAGCAGGAGACCCGGGTGGTCCCGTCGCCGGGGGCCACCACCGCTCCGTCCACGTCGGCGTCCGACCAGAGCGCCCCCGTGCCGTCCGGGTCCGCCTCCGCTGCACCGGACCCGTGCGCACCGACCGATGCCGCCGTCATCGCCACCTGCCTGGCCGCGCCGTGGGGGCTCGCCCCGCTGCCGGACGGCAGCGCGGCCCTGGTCGGCGAACGGACCACCGGGCGCATCCTGCAGGTCGCACCGCAACAGGACGCCCAGGTGCTGTTCGAGCTGAGCACGGTGGGGATCGACTCCGCCGGCGACGGCGGCCTGCTCGGGCTGGCCCTGTCCCCCTCGTACACCGAGGACGGGCTGCTCTACGCCTACGTGACCACG
This window of the Nakamurella flava genome carries:
- a CDS encoding 3-isopropylmalate dehydrogenase, which translates into the protein MKLAVIPGDGIGPEVVREGLKVLQGVVPTAEFTEYDLGAARWHRTGELLPDSVLRELREHDAILLGAVGDPTVPSGILERGLLLRLRFELDHHVNLRPARLYPGVAGPLAGDKAVDLVVLREGTEGPYAGNGGLLRKDTPHEIATEVSLNTYFGVERVVRDAFERAARRPRKHLTLVHKTNVLTHAGQLWSRVVEEVSMEYLDVTVAYCHIDAAMIYLVTDPARFDVVVTDNLFGDIFTDLAAAVSGGIGLAASGNLDVSRTNPSMFEPVHGSAPDIAGTGTADPTATVLSIALLLDHQGLPEAARRVEAAVAFDLATRQSGSVSRTTAIGDRLAALASS
- the serA gene encoding phosphoglycerate dehydrogenase, whose product is MTTVPQPIVLLAEQLAPSALEALGTEFEIRQVDGADRSALLPALADADAVLIRSATQIDAEALAAAPQLKVVARAGIGLDNVDVPAATARGVLVVNAPQSNIITAAEHALALLLAVARRIPAADASVRAGEWKRNKFTGVELADKTVGVVGLGRIGQLFAARIAAFGTDVIAYDPYLQPARAAALGVRLVDLHTLLAEADAISIHLPRTPETLGLIGAEELKLVKPGVLIVNAARGGLIDEQALADALTEGRVGGAGIDVYATEPLGADNPLRSAPNTVLTPHLGASTTEAQDKAGTAVARSVRLALRGDFVPDAVNVQAAGPVSDELRPWLPLVTRLGTILTGVAGAVPKELVVEVRGDLAAQDTTILQLAAVRGVFAGVITEAVTFVNAPTLAAEHGLTLSGTSTEEIGDYRSVVRLRAAMADGSSRTVTGTLSGPRQVAKLVEVNGRHFDIRAEGNLVVLAYADRPGVMGKVGSLLGEAAVNIEAAQISQELTGRAAIMVLRVDGPPSSDLLDGIAAAVDANAIRAIPAG
- the ilvC gene encoding ketol-acid reductoisomerase gives rise to the protein MAAEIFYDDDADLSIIQGRKVAVIGYGSQGHAHSLSLRDSGVDVRVGLPEGSKSRSKAEDQGLRVVTPAQAAEEADVIMILTPDHVQRHVYAEAIEPHLKAGKALAFGHGFNIRFGYIKPPADVDVIMIAPKGPGHLVRREFVDGKGVPCLIAVEQDASGDAQALALSYARAIGGTRAGVIKTTFPEETETDLFGEQAVLCGGMSRLVQQGFETLVEAGYQPEIAYFECLHELKLIVDLMYEGGIAKQRWSVSDTAEYGDYVSGPRVADDHVKENMKAVLADITDGTFAARFIADQDAGAPEFKKFREDQEKHPIEETGRKLRPLMSWVAQNDDYTGTAARS
- the ilvN gene encoding acetolactate synthase small subunit encodes the protein MSRHTLSVLVENKPGVLARVSSLFSRRGFNIDSLAVGPTENPDVSRMTIVVSVTGLPLEQVTKQLNKLVNVLKIVELAPAATVQRELLLVKLRADSTSRPQIVSIVEMFRARVIDIAPESVTIEATGTSDKLDALLKMLEPFGIREMVQSGMVALGRGPRAITSGGASGAPAGLSAVPGTLSA
- a CDS encoding acetolactate synthase large subunit translates to MTQTRAADSRTAVIPPTTTSASGRISESVTGAASVVRSLEEVGAEIVFGIPGGAVLPVYDPLLDSTRVRHILVRHEQGAGHAATGYAQASGKVGVCMATSGPGATNLVTPIADAYMDSVPLVAITGQVGTPLIGTDGFQEADICGITMPITKHNFLVTDPAEIPRTIAAAFHLASTGRPGPVLVDIPKDILQAQTTFTWPNEIHLPGYRPVTRPHSGQITAAAKLIAAARRPVLYVGGGVIKAEASAQLLRLAELTGIPVVTTLMARGAFPDSHVQHLGMPGMHGTVAAVAGLQKADVIVALGARFDDRVTGQLSSFAPRAAIIHADIDPAEIGKNRVADVPIVGDAREVITELITAVSAEQAAGVVADLTAWWAELDELRETFPLGYDEPADGTLSPQYVIERLGAIAGPDAVYAAGVGQHQMWAAQFVKYEKPRTWLNSGGLGTMGYAVPAAMGAKMGTPEKVVWAIDGDGCFQMTNQELATCAIEGIPIKVAVINNGNLGMVRQWQTLFYGERYSNTDLGTHKHRIPDFKMLSEAMGCVGLRCESREDVDRTIEAAMAINDRPVVVDFTVGKDAQVWPMVAAGTGNDQIMAARGIRPLFDEEN
- a CDS encoding PH domain-containing protein, whose protein sequence is MAARSDAPSTDPSAEPAPQRAVFRMPLIAVVLLPVLAAFCLGPIATVNVWWSLLLLVPVLIGVAVLLTRTVVDGQAISVHGLRPTRRLRWEELDRLEFSGPRWAVAVGTDERRIRLPMVRPRDLPVLAAVSGGYLTFTAPPEPGSEAEPADADTPDGETPPAPAPAATPLAEPAEPTTPSGGRTG
- a CDS encoding SDR family NAD(P)-dependent oxidoreductase, translating into MTASRSIDTGGGRFADQVVLVTGGGSGIGRATAVAFAAEGARVVVLGRRAEPLAETVELISAAGGVADAVTADITVEDDVRAAVDHTVTTFGRLTIAFNNAGAVLAGPLTDLDRAAWTANLDLTVTGTWLCLKHEIRAMRANVDHGDGRGVIVNTASNLGAHTVRAGMGAYVTAKAAVSALSRVAAVEAAADGIRVNAISPGPVDTPMSLRPGETPQDRAARLRDASPLGRAATRDEIASAVLWLASPGAGPAIGHDLVLDGGASL